The following are encoded in a window of Castanea sativa cultivar Marrone di Chiusa Pesio chromosome 5, ASM4071231v1 genomic DNA:
- the LOC142634093 gene encoding oxoglutarate-dependent flavonoid 7-O-demethylase 1-like, whose product MEPEITTLGSSIPVPCVQELAKETTSTVPPRYVRFPNEPPIIPDTTSLPQVPVIDLQRLFAAEFMDTELEKLHYASKEWGFFQLINHGVSISLMEKVKVGVQELFNLPMEEKKKLWQLPGDLEGFGQAFVMSEEQKLDWGDMFYVVTRPIHLRKPHLFPKIPFPFKDNLDAYSAELKGLAMKILELMEKALSMEHNDMRSLFEEGLQAMRMNYYPPCPQPKLAIGLNAHSDVVGLTILLQVNETEGLQIRKDGRWISIKPLPNAFIVNIGDILEIVTNGIYRSIEHRATVNSAKERLSVATFYSPSLEADMGPAPSLITPESPALFKRMGVADYFRGYLSRELNGKTYIDGMRIQNEEQKGT is encoded by the exons ATGGAACCAGAAATAACGACGCTTGGGAGCTCTATCCCAGTTCCTTGTGTTCAAGAGCTAGCAAAGGAGACGACAAGCACAGTCCCACCACGTTATGTGCGTTTTCCTAATGAGCCTCCCATCATACCTGACACCACCTCTTTACCCCAAGTCCCAGTCATCGACTTGCAAAGGTTATTTGCTGCAGAATTTATGGACACAGAGTTGGAGAAGTTACACTATGCAAGCAAGGAATGGGGTTTCTTCCAG TTAATTAATCATGGGGTGAGCATTTCATTGATGGAAAAGGTGAAAGTAGGCGTTCAAGAACTCTTTAATCTGCCaatggaagagaagaagaagttatGGCAACTACCAGGAGATCTTGAGGGGTTTGGACAGGCCTTTGTTATGTCTGAGGAACAAAAACTTGATTGGGGAGACATGTTCTACGTGGTCACACGTCCAATCCATTTGAGGAAGCCTCACTTGTTCCCCAAGATCCCATTCCCATTCaa AGATAACTTAGATGCTTACTCAGCAGAGCTTAAAGGCCTTGCCATGAAAATACTTGAATTGATGGAAAAAGCTCTAAGTATGGAACATAATGACATGAGGAGCCTGTTTGAAGAAGGGCTTCAGGCAATGAGGATGAACTATTATCCTCCATGCCCACAACCTAAGCTTGCGATTGGCCTCAATGCGCACTCAGATGTTGTGGGCTTAACAATCCTCCTCCAAGTCAATGAAACGGAAGGCCTCCAGATAAGGAAAGATGGGAGGTGGATTTCAATCAAACCTCTCCCTAATGCCTTTATTGTCAACATTGGCGACATTTTGGAG ATTGTGACGAATGGAATTTACCGTAGCATCGAGCATCGGGCAACTGTTAACTCAGCAAAGGAAAGGCTCTCTGTGGCCACATTTTATAGCCCAAGCCTAGAAGCAGATATGGGTCCAGCACCAAGCCTTATTACTCCAGAATCTCCAGCATTGTTTAAAAGAATGGGCGTTGCTGATTATTTTAGGGGATATCTCTCACGTGAACTCAATGGGAAGACATACATTGATGGCATGAGGATCCAGAATGAGGAACAGAAAGgcacttga